One Antiquaquibacter oligotrophicus genomic region harbors:
- a CDS encoding TetR/AcrR family transcriptional regulator gives MDARQRRSRLKLHAAVFELAADRRADDLTVAEVARLAGVHRSTFYEHAESPAALLTDALRAELDEARTRHLSGLDARSLPAALRDVTLAVLEHVERHAAIYRRGLADGGPLHDFLSAHFQASSRLLVTQGLLEPPAIPGIPSSLSRDAALRYVADGTVGAISVWLADPRDPHDFLAVLTDLTPPWWPAHDHPSVGRETLSRSV, from the coding sequence ATGGATGCCCGGCAACGTCGAAGCCGCCTCAAGCTGCATGCTGCAGTCTTCGAGCTCGCGGCCGACCGCCGCGCGGACGACCTCACGGTGGCCGAGGTGGCGCGCCTGGCTGGGGTCCACCGTTCGACGTTCTACGAGCACGCGGAATCACCCGCCGCTCTCCTCACTGATGCTCTCCGTGCGGAACTGGATGAGGCGCGCACTCGACACCTTTCGGGACTCGACGCCCGGTCGCTCCCCGCTGCGCTGCGGGACGTGACGCTCGCGGTGCTCGAGCACGTCGAGCGCCATGCGGCCATCTACCGGCGGGGCCTCGCCGACGGCGGGCCCCTCCACGACTTCTTGAGCGCACACTTCCAGGCGTCTTCGCGGCTTCTCGTCACTCAAGGGTTACTCGAGCCGCCGGCGATCCCCGGCATCCCGAGCTCACTGTCGCGCGATGCGGCACTGCGGTACGTGGCGGACGGAACGGTTGGCGCGATTTCGGTGTGGCTCGCCGACCCCCGCGACCCGCACGACTTCCTGGCGGTACTCACTGACCTCACCCCGCCGTGGTGGCCAGCGCACGATCATCCCTCCGTAGGTCGGGAGACCCTGTCGCGATCGGTCTGA
- a CDS encoding SDR family NAD(P)-dependent oxidoreductase, whose amino-acid sequence MATYDVQNRSAIVTGAGSGIGRAVAHTLAASGAAVIVSDLGAESAEAVVEEIRAAGGTAEPHVGDVSDPAVSESAVAAANGLAPLKIAVNNAGIGGAAATVGDYPIDSWRKVIEINLNAVFYGLKYQLPAIAENGGGSIVNMASVLGSVGFPMSSAYVTAKHGLLGLTKNAALEYGDKNVRVNAVGPGFIHTPLVDANLDDATQQFLASKHALGRLGTPEEVASLVAFLASDAASFVSGSYHLVDGGYAAQ is encoded by the coding sequence ATGGCAACCTACGACGTTCAGAACCGTTCGGCGATCGTCACGGGAGCAGGCTCTGGCATTGGGCGAGCGGTCGCGCACACCCTCGCCGCGAGCGGCGCCGCCGTCATCGTGAGTGACCTCGGGGCCGAGTCCGCCGAGGCGGTCGTCGAGGAGATTCGCGCAGCAGGAGGCACCGCCGAGCCGCACGTCGGCGACGTATCAGACCCCGCGGTATCCGAGAGTGCGGTGGCCGCCGCTAACGGCCTCGCTCCGCTGAAGATCGCCGTCAACAATGCGGGAATCGGAGGCGCCGCCGCCACCGTCGGCGACTACCCAATCGACAGTTGGCGCAAAGTCATCGAGATCAACCTCAACGCCGTGTTCTACGGTCTCAAGTACCAGCTTCCCGCCATCGCGGAAAACGGTGGAGGGTCGATCGTCAACATGGCCTCCGTGCTCGGCTCGGTCGGATTCCCGATGTCCTCCGCCTACGTCACCGCGAAGCACGGTCTCCTCGGACTCACCAAAAACGCCGCGCTCGAATACGGCGACAAAAACGTGCGTGTCAACGCCGTGGGCCCCGGGTTCATCCACACACCCCTCGTCGATGCGAACCTCGACGACGCGACCCAGCAGTTTCTCGCGAGCAAGCACGCGCTCGGTCGCCTCGGCACGCCAGAAGAGGTCGCATCGCTCGTGGCCTTCCTCGCCTCCGACGCCGCATCCTTCGTCAGCGGCAGCTACCACCTCGTCGACGGCGGATACGCGGCGCAGTAG